The proteins below are encoded in one region of Salvelinus fontinalis isolate EN_2023a chromosome 10, ASM2944872v1, whole genome shotgun sequence:
- the LOC129863920 gene encoding paired box protein Pax-8-like isoform X1 has protein sequence MWKTYTELSRPEAVKFLARSDLIGHGGLNQLGGMFVNGRPLPEVIRQRIVDMAHQGVRPCDISRQLRVSHGCVSKILGRYYETGSIKPGVIGGSKPKVATPKVVDKIADYKRQNPTMFAWEIRDRLLAEGVCDSDTVPSVSSINRIIRTKVQLPFNLPLDGKGLSPGHTLIPSSAVTPPESPQSDSLGSTYSISGLLGIPQPSQEGKRSHDDSDQESCRHSVDSQGSAGVPRKQLRPEHFPPQHLDCGFDRHHYPPDFSSAAASKTEQTVYPLSLINGSLEDGKTSLSTSSAAIGRNLAAHQGYTVVTGRDMVSSTLPGYPPHIPSSGQTGYSSSAITGMVAGADYSGQTYTHSPYTSYSEAWRFTNSSILGSPYYYSSASRTAPPSTAAYDHL, from the exons ATGTGGAAGACTTACACAGAGCTGTCTAGACCAGAGGCTGTGAAATTTCTAGCTAGATCCGACTTAATTG gtcATGGGGGTCTTAACCAACTAGGCGGAATGTTTGTGAACGGCCGTCCGCTTCCGGAGGTGATCCGGCAGCGCATCGTAGACATGGCCCACCAGGGCGTGCGTCCCTGTGACATCTCCCGGCAGCTCCGTGTCAGCCACGGCTGTGTCAGCAAGATCCTGGGACG cTACTACGAGACTGGCAGCATCAAGCCAGGAGTGATTGGGGGCTCCAAGCCCAAGGTGGCCACTCCTAAAGTGGTTGATAAAATAGCAGATTACAAGCGTCAGAACCCCACAATGTTTGCCTGGGAGATCAGAGACAGGCTCCTGGCAGAGGGGGTGTGTGACAGCGACACCGTGCCCAGTGTTAGCTCCATCAACAG AATAATCCGAACCAAGGTGCAGCTGCCTTTCAACCTGCCTCTGGACGGCAAAGGCCTAAGCCCAGGACACACACTCA TCCCCAGTTCAGCTGTCACTCCCCCAGAGTCGCCCCAGTCCGACTCCCTGGGCTCCACCTACTCCATCAGTGGCCTGCTGGGGATACCACAGCCCAGCCAAGAGGGCAAGAGGAGCCATGATGACA gtgaccAGGAGAGCTGTAGACACAGTGTGGACTCTCAGGGCAGCGCGGGCGTTCCTAGGAAGCAACTGAGACCAGAGCACTTCCCCCCGCAGCACCTGGACTGTGGCTTTGACCGCCACCACTACCCACCAGACTTCAGCTCTGCAGCAGCCAGCAAGACCGAGCAG ACTGTGTACCCTCTCTCGCTCATCAATGGCAGCCTAGAAGACGGGAAGACCAGCCTCTCAACATCGAGTGCTGCTATTGGTCGGAATCTGGCAGCGCACCAGGGCTACACTGTGGTGACAG GGCGGGATATGGTGAGCTCCACTCTCCCTGGCTACCCTCCTCACATCCCCTCCAGTGGCCAGACAGGCTACTCATCCTCGGCCATCACTGGCATGGTAGCAG GTGCAGACTACTCTGGTCAGACCTACACTCACTCCCCCTACACCTCCTACAGCGAAGCTTGGAGATTCACCAACTCCAGCATTCtcg GTTCACCCTATTACTATAGCTCGGCCTCCCGCACCGCTCCACCATCCACTGCAGCCTACGACCATCTCTAG
- the LOC129863920 gene encoding paired box protein Pax-8-like isoform X3: MFVNGRPLPEVIRQRIVDMAHQGVRPCDISRQLRVSHGCVSKILGRYYETGSIKPGVIGGSKPKVATPKVVDKIADYKRQNPTMFAWEIRDRLLAEGVCDSDTVPSVSSINRIIRTKVQLPFNLPLDGKGLSPGHTLIPSSAVTPPESPQSDSLGSTYSISGLLGIPQPSQEGKRSHDDSDQESCRHSVDSQGSAGVPRKQLRPEHFPPQHLDCGFDRHHYPPDFSSAAASKTEQTVYPLSLINGSLEDGKTSLSTSSAAIGRNLAAHQGYTVVTGRDMVSSTLPGYPPHIPSSGQTGYSSSAITGMVAGADYSGQTYTHSPYTSYSEAWRFTNSSILGSPYYYSSASRTAPPSTAAYDHL; encoded by the exons ATGTTTGTGAACGGCCGTCCGCTTCCGGAGGTGATCCGGCAGCGCATCGTAGACATGGCCCACCAGGGCGTGCGTCCCTGTGACATCTCCCGGCAGCTCCGTGTCAGCCACGGCTGTGTCAGCAAGATCCTGGGACG cTACTACGAGACTGGCAGCATCAAGCCAGGAGTGATTGGGGGCTCCAAGCCCAAGGTGGCCACTCCTAAAGTGGTTGATAAAATAGCAGATTACAAGCGTCAGAACCCCACAATGTTTGCCTGGGAGATCAGAGACAGGCTCCTGGCAGAGGGGGTGTGTGACAGCGACACCGTGCCCAGTGTTAGCTCCATCAACAG AATAATCCGAACCAAGGTGCAGCTGCCTTTCAACCTGCCTCTGGACGGCAAAGGCCTAAGCCCAGGACACACACTCA TCCCCAGTTCAGCTGTCACTCCCCCAGAGTCGCCCCAGTCCGACTCCCTGGGCTCCACCTACTCCATCAGTGGCCTGCTGGGGATACCACAGCCCAGCCAAGAGGGCAAGAGGAGCCATGATGACA gtgaccAGGAGAGCTGTAGACACAGTGTGGACTCTCAGGGCAGCGCGGGCGTTCCTAGGAAGCAACTGAGACCAGAGCACTTCCCCCCGCAGCACCTGGACTGTGGCTTTGACCGCCACCACTACCCACCAGACTTCAGCTCTGCAGCAGCCAGCAAGACCGAGCAG ACTGTGTACCCTCTCTCGCTCATCAATGGCAGCCTAGAAGACGGGAAGACCAGCCTCTCAACATCGAGTGCTGCTATTGGTCGGAATCTGGCAGCGCACCAGGGCTACACTGTGGTGACAG GGCGGGATATGGTGAGCTCCACTCTCCCTGGCTACCCTCCTCACATCCCCTCCAGTGGCCAGACAGGCTACTCATCCTCGGCCATCACTGGCATGGTAGCAG GTGCAGACTACTCTGGTCAGACCTACACTCACTCCCCCTACACCTCCTACAGCGAAGCTTGGAGATTCACCAACTCCAGCATTCtcg GTTCACCCTATTACTATAGCTCGGCCTCCCGCACCGCTCCACCATCCACTGCAGCCTACGACCATCTCTAG
- the LOC129863920 gene encoding paired box protein Pax-8-like isoform X2, which produces MSNTTGRGHGGLNQLGGMFVNGRPLPEVIRQRIVDMAHQGVRPCDISRQLRVSHGCVSKILGRYYETGSIKPGVIGGSKPKVATPKVVDKIADYKRQNPTMFAWEIRDRLLAEGVCDSDTVPSVSSINRIIRTKVQLPFNLPLDGKGLSPGHTLIPSSAVTPPESPQSDSLGSTYSISGLLGIPQPSQEGKRSHDDSDQESCRHSVDSQGSAGVPRKQLRPEHFPPQHLDCGFDRHHYPPDFSSAAASKTEQTVYPLSLINGSLEDGKTSLSTSSAAIGRNLAAHQGYTVVTGRDMVSSTLPGYPPHIPSSGQTGYSSSAITGMVAGADYSGQTYTHSPYTSYSEAWRFTNSSILGSPYYYSSASRTAPPSTAAYDHL; this is translated from the exons ATGTCCAACACCACCGGACGAG gtcATGGGGGTCTTAACCAACTAGGCGGAATGTTTGTGAACGGCCGTCCGCTTCCGGAGGTGATCCGGCAGCGCATCGTAGACATGGCCCACCAGGGCGTGCGTCCCTGTGACATCTCCCGGCAGCTCCGTGTCAGCCACGGCTGTGTCAGCAAGATCCTGGGACG cTACTACGAGACTGGCAGCATCAAGCCAGGAGTGATTGGGGGCTCCAAGCCCAAGGTGGCCACTCCTAAAGTGGTTGATAAAATAGCAGATTACAAGCGTCAGAACCCCACAATGTTTGCCTGGGAGATCAGAGACAGGCTCCTGGCAGAGGGGGTGTGTGACAGCGACACCGTGCCCAGTGTTAGCTCCATCAACAG AATAATCCGAACCAAGGTGCAGCTGCCTTTCAACCTGCCTCTGGACGGCAAAGGCCTAAGCCCAGGACACACACTCA TCCCCAGTTCAGCTGTCACTCCCCCAGAGTCGCCCCAGTCCGACTCCCTGGGCTCCACCTACTCCATCAGTGGCCTGCTGGGGATACCACAGCCCAGCCAAGAGGGCAAGAGGAGCCATGATGACA gtgaccAGGAGAGCTGTAGACACAGTGTGGACTCTCAGGGCAGCGCGGGCGTTCCTAGGAAGCAACTGAGACCAGAGCACTTCCCCCCGCAGCACCTGGACTGTGGCTTTGACCGCCACCACTACCCACCAGACTTCAGCTCTGCAGCAGCCAGCAAGACCGAGCAG ACTGTGTACCCTCTCTCGCTCATCAATGGCAGCCTAGAAGACGGGAAGACCAGCCTCTCAACATCGAGTGCTGCTATTGGTCGGAATCTGGCAGCGCACCAGGGCTACACTGTGGTGACAG GGCGGGATATGGTGAGCTCCACTCTCCCTGGCTACCCTCCTCACATCCCCTCCAGTGGCCAGACAGGCTACTCATCCTCGGCCATCACTGGCATGGTAGCAG GTGCAGACTACTCTGGTCAGACCTACACTCACTCCCCCTACACCTCCTACAGCGAAGCTTGGAGATTCACCAACTCCAGCATTCtcg GTTCACCCTATTACTATAGCTCGGCCTCCCGCACCGCTCCACCATCCACTGCAGCCTACGACCATCTCTAG
- the LOC129863920 gene encoding paired box protein Pax-8-like isoform X4, with the protein MSNTTGRGHGGLNQLGGMFVNGRPLPEVIRQRIVDMAHQGVRPCDISRQLRVSHGCVSKILGRYYETGSIKPGVIGGSKPKVATPKVVDKIADYKRQNPTMFAWEIRDRLLAEGVCDSDTVPSVSSINRIIRTKVQLPFNLPLDGKGLSPGHTLIPSSAVTPPESPQSDSLGSTYSISGLLGIPQPSQEGKRSHDDSDQESCRHSVDSQGSAGVPRKQLRPEHFPPQHLDCGFDRHHYPPDFSSAAASKTEQTVYPLSLINGSLEDGKTSLSTSSAAIGRNLAAHQGYTVVTDPLQPLPLCLKQEMSPEVTSTSPSPNVVANSAFLELQSLQAPVTVSSSCSSSNHFPHAFNSFSHHAPVYGHFSNQSLIAGRDMVSSTLPGYPPHIPSSGQTGYSSSAITGMVAGADYSGQTYTHSPYTSYSEAWRFTNSSILGSPYYYSSASRTAPPSTAAYDHL; encoded by the exons ATGTCCAACACCACCGGACGAG gtcATGGGGGTCTTAACCAACTAGGCGGAATGTTTGTGAACGGCCGTCCGCTTCCGGAGGTGATCCGGCAGCGCATCGTAGACATGGCCCACCAGGGCGTGCGTCCCTGTGACATCTCCCGGCAGCTCCGTGTCAGCCACGGCTGTGTCAGCAAGATCCTGGGACG cTACTACGAGACTGGCAGCATCAAGCCAGGAGTGATTGGGGGCTCCAAGCCCAAGGTGGCCACTCCTAAAGTGGTTGATAAAATAGCAGATTACAAGCGTCAGAACCCCACAATGTTTGCCTGGGAGATCAGAGACAGGCTCCTGGCAGAGGGGGTGTGTGACAGCGACACCGTGCCCAGTGTTAGCTCCATCAACAG AATAATCCGAACCAAGGTGCAGCTGCCTTTCAACCTGCCTCTGGACGGCAAAGGCCTAAGCCCAGGACACACACTCA TCCCCAGTTCAGCTGTCACTCCCCCAGAGTCGCCCCAGTCCGACTCCCTGGGCTCCACCTACTCCATCAGTGGCCTGCTGGGGATACCACAGCCCAGCCAAGAGGGCAAGAGGAGCCATGATGACA gtgaccAGGAGAGCTGTAGACACAGTGTGGACTCTCAGGGCAGCGCGGGCGTTCCTAGGAAGCAACTGAGACCAGAGCACTTCCCCCCGCAGCACCTGGACTGTGGCTTTGACCGCCACCACTACCCACCAGACTTCAGCTCTGCAGCAGCCAGCAAGACCGAGCAG ACTGTGTACCCTCTCTCGCTCATCAATGGCAGCCTAGAAGACGGGAAGACCAGCCTCTCAACATCGAGTGCTGCTATTGGTCGGAATCTGGCAGCGCACCAGGGCTACACTGTGGTGACAG ACCCCCTACAGCCCCTCCCACTTTGTCTGAAACAGGAAATGTCCCCGGAGGTGACCAGCACAAGCCCCTCCCCAAATGTGGTGGCCAACTCTGCTTTCCTAGAGCTGCAGTCATTGCAGGCCCCTGTCACTGTCAGTAGCAGCTGCAGCAGCTCCAACCATTTCCCTCATGCGTTCAACTCATTCTCCCATCATGCACCAGTGTACGGCCATTTCAGCAACCAGTCTCTCATAGCAG GGCGGGATATGGTGAGCTCCACTCTCCCTGGCTACCCTCCTCACATCCCCTCCAGTGGCCAGACAGGCTACTCATCCTCGGCCATCACTGGCATGGTAGCAG GTGCAGACTACTCTGGTCAGACCTACACTCACTCCCCCTACACCTCCTACAGCGAAGCTTGGAGATTCACCAACTCCAGCATTCtcg GTTCACCCTATTACTATAGCTCGGCCTCCCGCACCGCTCCACCATCCACTGCAGCCTACGACCATCTCTAG